Below is a genomic region from Vibrio cortegadensis.
TCTATGAAGTTTTCCGTTCTTATCACTGGCCGATTTTTGTTGTTGAACCAAACAGCGACAAGCTATGCTGGCTCTACCCTGATGGAAAAGAAGAAGCACAAGTTCAAGATAGAATCACCATTGATGACTACCTGACTGTTTTCGGTGCTCGTGGTGAATTTAACTCTCACGAACTGCCTCCGCAGCTTGATCAAAAACTTTACGAACTTGGTGAACGTTGGGCGGGAAATGCGTTAGAGCTAGGCCCAGGATTAGCGACGCTTAATTATTTAGCGACAACCTGTCGTAAAGAACAGAAGCTTGATGTGCCACTATCGGAAAAGCAACAAGGCTATCGTGAGCTCAACATGCTTCTGACTGACTTAGTGGATGCCAATATCGCGACCTATGAAAATGGTATTCTTACCTTTGCCAATGAGGATGCGCGTCGTTTCTCAAATGGTGAATGGCTAGAAACTCTAGTTCATAGCACGGTGAAACAGATCCAAGATGAAATGCCTACAATCCAAGACCGTTCGTTAAATGTTCAAGTTTATCGCAACCTTGGTGAGCGCGAAGTTCGCAATGAATTAGACGTTGCCTCAGTGGTCAATAACAAACTGCATATTATCGAGTGTAAAACCAAGGGCATGCGAGATGATGGGGATGACACCCTCTACAAACTTGAATCATTACGCGATCTCCTCGGCGGCCTGCAAGCTCGTGCAATGCTTGTCAGTTTCCGCCCTTTACGCCATAACGATATCACTCGTGCAGAAGATTTAGGACTTGCGCTGATCGGCCCTGATGAACTTAAAAACTTAAAACATTATCTGACCGCTTGGTTTAAAGAAGCTGGCGGATACGATGATTTGCAGTAACGCGTCACAATAGCTAATCACAAAGCCTGGTCACAATAGCCAGTCACAGAAAAAAGCCCAACCATCAATCATGGTTGGGCAAAAGAAAAGGCATAATCTTTTAAACGTTTTTACCAGTAAACACGGGCACCAATAGCAAAGCGACTTTCACCATCATTCTTCGTTGGACCAACGAAAACGTCAGATCCTTGATTGGTGTAACCTGTGGTTGTACCTTTGCTATAACCCATTTCTGCATAAATGCGTGACCAGCTATTAAACTTGTGTACCGCACCTAAGTAAGCATTTTTTCCGTCGCCTTCTAAGCGGCCAGCTTTTTGCTCTACATACTCAACACCAGAATAAGCACTCGTTTTCTTTGTAAAGGCATATGTACCACCTAAGCTGAATGCATTTTCCTTAATTTTCCCAGATGAGTTAAGATCCTCAAGCTGTGCGTTGTAATAAGTGAAACCGACAAGCGCATCACCCATTGTGTATTCGACCGTACCTTCGAAGAAAGTATTTTTTAAATCAGCAACGATATCTGTACCTGAGTTATCTCCGACTACATGACCTTTTGATGTATTGGTACCACCACCAAAGTGTAGAGATAGATCACCCGCTGATGTTCCAGCATAAAGTTCTGTCAGCTCTTGGTTGGTATCGTCTTGATCTAAACCGTGGTTCGCCGCTACCCAGAAGCTATCGCTTTCATAGTTATACTTAATCAACGAGTCATGACGGGCACCTGAAAGTGTCGCATGGCGTAAACCAGTGCCACCAAAGAAGTACGAGTAATCCGCGCCCCAAGTGTCATCCGATACAACCCACTGACGACCTACGGTAATTTTACCGAAATCGCCACTCACACCCGCATAATGCAGGCGGTTTTTCATTGTATAGTCGCCTTTACCTTGCAGACCAAATTCAACTTTACCAAAAACATTAATCCCCTCAACCAACTGGTACTCTGCTTTTACACCCGCTCTTGATGAACCGGCACCAAGAGTGATGTCTTTATCTGGGTTTTTCTTTAATTCTGTACGAAGCTGACCATAAAATTCAGCTTTGCCCTCATCTGATTTATAGATTTCTGCGGCTGATACGGCACCAGCGACGAAAAGAGAAGGGATGATTACTGCTAGAAGTGTTTTTTTCATTTTACTGTCCTGTGACTTTATTATCCTTAATAGCGCACGCCGTCCTAGCTGCGCCGGGAAAAGCTAACAGGAATTAATTTCAGTCACAAATGACTCTTTCAGAATGATTAATCAGAAAACTCAATAAAAACAGTTAAATGACTCGCATACCTTTAATTTTCTAGCAGCACATAAAAAACACATTACTACTCACATTTTAGTCAGAAAAAAGAACCCATAACATTAACCAATCCAGTAATAACAAGTAATCAGAAAACCTCACAAGAAAAATAAACCCACCTTATCAGCATAATTACTCACATCACTTCAAGCGATTCATATTCCAATTGCTATTAACTTATAATCTGTAGTTATAATAAACTTTCGAGGCAGTTCAAATTTATAAAATAATCAATGTAAGTTATTGTTTTAAAAGTTATTTACATTTGGTCCAAAAATACAAAAAGAGCAAAGGTTTCCCTTTGCTCTTTTCGTGTTTATTTATCTATCGGAGGACAGAAAATTAAAGCATTTTACGAGCCGCTGCTACAACGACTTTAATAGAGCGCGCTTCTGTCTCTTTCAACGTTGCGTGATCTGGGATTTCTTTTTGTGTACGGTTAATGATAACACCCGCCACACAACCCGCTTTAAGACCTGAGCTTGCACACATTGTAAGTAATGTTGCTGATTCCATTTCAAAGTTAAGAACGCCCATATCTTGCCATTCTTGCATTGAACCTTGGAAACGCTTAACTACACGACCAGAGAACGTATCGTAACGCTCTTGACCTGGGTAGAAAGTATCACTTGAAGCAGTTACACCCATGTGAACGGCTGCGCCAGACTCTTCAACGGCAGCTTTCATTGCAGTTGCGATTTCGAAATCAGCCACAGCTGGGAATTCCATAGGAGCGAAATGCAAGCTTGCACCGTCTAAACGAACAGAACCAGTAGTAACGATCATGTCACCTACGTTTACGTGAGATTGAATCGCACCAGTAGTACCAACACGTAAGAAAGTACGAACACCAAGCTGTGCTAGTTCTTCTACAGCAATAGAAGTTGAAGGACCACCGATACCAGTTGAACATACAACAACAGACTTGCCATCAAGCTCTGCACGGTAAAGAGTATATTCACGGTGGCTAGCTAGGAAAACTGGGTTCTCCATTTCTTCAGCAATCTTTTGTACACGAGCCGGATCGCCAGGGATGATAGCAAGAGTAGCGCCATTTAGATCAGCTTCAGTAATACCTAGGTGGAAAACAGCTTGAGACATAAGTCACTCCTTTATGGCTTAGTTAACGAGTTCTTCGCTTCGCTGGCTAAGCACGTATTAAATTGGTTGGGGTACACAACAACTCTAACCAACCTTAGAAGAATAAAGAGTGATATACATCACAACCAATAGCAAGATGTAACATGCGCTTTCACATAAAATCGGTTGGCATCACACTTTTATCATACAAAGAAAACTAGGTTGCATAAATTTGAGATAGAAAAACATTAAACCGAACAAAGTATAGGCACTGAATATGACAAAAAGCCTCTTTTATCTGCTTATCTATTTATTTTCCTAGGCATTTATCGTCGAACATAAAAAAGGTGTTGAACCCAAGAAGTTCAACACCTTTGAATAACTATGATTGAGTTATACTTTCAGTAAGTTCAAAACCGTAGTTTTATTTTATTCATCTATTTTCGATTTAAATTTAAGAAGACGTAAAGCATTAAGTGTCACCAAAGCCGTTGCGCCACTGTCTGCCAATACTGCAACCCATAACCCTGTTATACCTAACAGGCTTGTGACCAGAAATACGCTCTTTAAGCCCAGCGCCAAAATGACATTTTGACGAATATTATTGAGTGTCGCACGTGATAACTCAATCATACCTGCAAGCTCAATCAGTCGATTATGAGTCAAGGCTGAGTCTGCCGTTTCCAGGGCGACATCAGTCCCCCCGCCCATCGCAATACCGACGCTCGCGGCTTTCATTGCTGGAGCATCATTAATCCCATCACCGACCATACCAACGACAGAGTCTGCCGATAGCTTATCCACATAGGTCACTTTATCCTTAGGCAGTAGGCTTGCTTTAAAATCAATCCCGATTTTCTGACTAATGGCTGCAGCACTACGCGGATTATCTCCTGTCAACATAACGGAGTTAATACCCAATTTTTTCAGTGCTTCAATAGCTTGATGAGCATCTTCACGAAGAGTATCTTGCCACGCAATAATACCAATCGCCGCGGTATCTGAACTGGCGACAACAACGGTTTTACCCTGCTCTTCAAGCTGGTGGATCCTATCTAGAACATCACTCTCTAGCTCAACGTTCACTTTCGTTGGCGCTAAAATATAATATTCCGCCCCATCGAGTTCTCCTCGAACGCCACTTCCAACCAAAGCCTGCTTATTGATGGCTTCAGGAATATCAATCCCCAAGATCTCCGCTTTTCTAACTAAAGAGATTGCAAGCGGGTGACTTGAACCGACTTCAATTGCCGAAACCACCCGTAAAAAAGCCTCCTCTTGCCAGCCATTCAGAGTGATCACATCGGTTACTTCTGGTTTGCCTTTCGTTAAAGTACCGGTTTTATCGAAAGCAATCGTTTCAATTTTTCCTAGCTGTTCCAGCGCCGCGCCACCTTTAATTAAAGCACCTCGTCTCGCCCCTGCCGCTAGCCCTGAAGTAATCGCCGCCGGTGTTGAAATCACTAGTGCACAAGGACATGCAATCAATAACAATGCTAAACCGCGATAAACCCAAGTTTCCCAAGGTTGAGCAAACAATAGTGGCGGCGTAATGATAACCAGCAGTGAGACCAACATCATGAGTGGCGTATACCAACGACTGAACTTATCTAAAAATCGCGCAAGAGGTGCTTTACGAGATTCCGCCTCTTCTATTAGGTGCAGAATTCGATCTATCGCGTTTTCGCCCTGCTTGGAAGTGATAGAAAAGCGCACCACTTTATCGACTACTACGGCACCTGCCATCACACCTTCGCCTTTAAAACGCTCAACAGGGATCGACTCACCTGTTAATGCACTCTCATCAAAGCTGGCGTTACTGTCTTGTAACTGACCATCTGCGGGTAAACGCGAGCCTGGAGAAACTTCGATGACATCACCTGGTGTTAGTTCACTAGCTGAGACTTCAACTCGCTCACCGTTAACAATTTTCACTGCCGACTCTGGCACTAATGCCATTAATGCTTGTACACCACTACGCGCCCTCGAAGCGGCAAAGGCTTCAAGTCGTTCTCCGATAAGGAATAGTAGCAGTACCATTGCCGCTTCAACGGTTTCACCAAGATAGAGTGCACCAAGCGCTGCAACACTCATTAAGGTTTCAATCGCAAATGGCGTGCCTGACTTGGCTAAAGTGATCGCTTTCTTTGTTACGGGGAACAAGCCGAGTAAGCAGGTAAGGATAAAGACCCACTGGCTAAATTCTGGAGCAATAGGTTTGATCAAAGCACCTATTGCCATCGCTGAGGCTATCGCAATAATTTGAGCATTGGCCTTTAATACAGACTGCCAACCAGAAGTTTGAGGTTCGGAACTGGGAGCGGTTGTTGACCGCAGAGGAAAGCCCGTTTTTTTCGCCACTTTTTCGATATGTTCGGCAAGCGATGGATCATCAAAGTTGACGACCAGTTTTTCTGTAGCAAATAAGACTTTAGCGTTAACGACACCTTCAACGTTCTGAATCGCCGTTTCAATCTTTCGAGCACAAGATGGGCAATCCATCCCTGAAACTTTCCAGCTTTGAGAGTAGTGACTATTTGATGTTAAGGGCTGACTGTCCTCTTCCGCGGGGTCTGTACCACAGCAACTTGAACCACCACTTTCTGTTTCACAGCAACCTGCCGTTTGTGCCGTGCCTTCAGCAGAAATCGTCGTAATGGTTGGGCTTGAACAACTTCCCTTGCTAGGGGGATTAACACCTGTTTTGCTTGAACAGCACGCATCATGTTTAGTACACATATAGTTATCCTTATTAAAGTATGAATAAATCATACACCTTGGAGTTAGCTCCAAGGTCAAGAAAAACTATCGTGCTACATTCGTTTTTTCGATTTCGTCTTCATCAATCGCAACTTCATCAATCAAAATGGCATCATGTGAACAAAATGGCTGTGTATTGATACAAATGATGGCGGGATCATCGTCGTCTTCATCAGGAACGTCACTGTTTTTCATTATTTCAGCAATGTGATGACGCAAGGCCCATATCGCAATTAAACCAAATAGAACATTCCCTATCGCTTGACCA
It encodes:
- a CDS encoding DUF1887 family protein; translation: MAVHVGIIDQDPIRLLTPLLDNRTISTHIVFIGDDDQRHIYDRLNAVLEKRSITSEFFEIPTAVDTSAIKASIQTLAQNLKARGGEVKLNASCGLRHRLLSVYEVFRSYHWPIFVVEPNSDKLCWLYPDGKEEAQVQDRITIDDYLTVFGARGEFNSHELPPQLDQKLYELGERWAGNALELGPGLATLNYLATTCRKEQKLDVPLSEKQQGYRELNMLLTDLVDANIATYENGILTFANEDARRFSNGEWLETLVHSTVKQIQDEMPTIQDRSLNVQVYRNLGEREVRNELDVASVVNNKLHIIECKTKGMRDDGDDTLYKLESLRDLLGGLQARAMLVSFRPLRHNDITRAEDLGLALIGPDELKNLKHYLTAWFKEAGGYDDLQ
- a CDS encoding porin; its protein translation is MKKTLLAVIIPSLFVAGAVSAAEIYKSDEGKAEFYGQLRTELKKNPDKDITLGAGSSRAGVKAEYQLVEGINVFGKVEFGLQGKGDYTMKNRLHYAGVSGDFGKITVGRQWVVSDDTWGADYSYFFGGTGLRHATLSGARHDSLIKYNYESDSFWVAANHGLDQDDTNQELTELYAGTSAGDLSLHFGGGTNTSKGHVVGDNSGTDIVADLKNTFFEGTVEYTMGDALVGFTYYNAQLEDLNSSGKIKENAFSLGGTYAFTKKTSAYSGVEYVEQKAGRLEGDGKNAYLGAVHKFNSWSRIYAEMGYSKGTTTGYTNQGSDVFVGPTKNDGESRFAIGARVYW
- the udp gene encoding uridine phosphorylase, with translation MSQAVFHLGITEADLNGATLAIIPGDPARVQKIAEEMENPVFLASHREYTLYRAELDGKSVVVCSTGIGGPSTSIAVEELAQLGVRTFLRVGTTGAIQSHVNVGDMIVTTGSVRLDGASLHFAPMEFPAVADFEIATAMKAAVEESGAAVHMGVTASSDTFYPGQERYDTFSGRVVKRFQGSMQEWQDMGVLNFEMESATLLTMCASSGLKAGCVAGVIINRTQKEIPDHATLKETEARSIKVVVAAARKML
- a CDS encoding zinc/cadmium/mercury/lead-transporting ATPase gives rise to the protein MCTKHDACCSSKTGVNPPSKGSCSSPTITTISAEGTAQTAGCCETESGGSSCCGTDPAEEDSQPLTSNSHYSQSWKVSGMDCPSCARKIETAIQNVEGVVNAKVLFATEKLVVNFDDPSLAEHIEKVAKKTGFPLRSTTAPSSEPQTSGWQSVLKANAQIIAIASAMAIGALIKPIAPEFSQWVFILTCLLGLFPVTKKAITLAKSGTPFAIETLMSVAALGALYLGETVEAAMVLLLFLIGERLEAFAASRARSGVQALMALVPESAVKIVNGERVEVSASELTPGDVIEVSPGSRLPADGQLQDSNASFDESALTGESIPVERFKGEGVMAGAVVVDKVVRFSITSKQGENAIDRILHLIEEAESRKAPLARFLDKFSRWYTPLMMLVSLLVIITPPLLFAQPWETWVYRGLALLLIACPCALVISTPAAITSGLAAGARRGALIKGGAALEQLGKIETIAFDKTGTLTKGKPEVTDVITLNGWQEEAFLRVVSAIEVGSSHPLAISLVRKAEILGIDIPEAINKQALVGSGVRGELDGAEYYILAPTKVNVELESDVLDRIHQLEEQGKTVVVASSDTAAIGIIAWQDTLREDAHQAIEALKKLGINSVMLTGDNPRSAAAISQKIGIDFKASLLPKDKVTYVDKLSADSVVGMVGDGINDAPAMKAASVGIAMGGGTDVALETADSALTHNRLIELAGMIELSRATLNNIRQNVILALGLKSVFLVTSLLGITGLWVAVLADSGATALVTLNALRLLKFKSKIDE